Genomic segment of Gloeocapsa sp. PCC 7428:
TGATAGCCGTGCTTTAACTTTGCGCGTCCGCTATAGTCTTTCTGAATTACCAAAAAATAGCAATTACCGTCCGCGTTTAGCTGACGAACGTGTCGGTTATTTTATTACAGCTTATCAAGACTTTTCCAGCGACGACCGTAGCGATCCTTTTGTGCGTTATATCAATCGCTGGGATCTTGAAAAGCAAGATCCTAATGCACCGTTGTCACCACCCAAAAAGCCAATTGTCTTCTGGATTGAAAATGCGGTTCCATTAGAGTATCGCGAGGCGATTAAAGAAGGCGTTTTGATGTGGAATCAAGCATTTGAAAAAGCAGGATTTAAAGACGCAATTCAAGTCAAGCAAATGCCTAACGATGCTAAGTGGGACCCTGCTGATGTTCGCTATAACACAATTCGTTGGATTAATACCGTCGATGGCTTTTTTGCGTTAGGTCCATCCCGTGTTAACCCTTTAACCGGAGAAATCTTAGATGCTGATATTTTAGTCGATGCTAGCTTTGTCCGCCGACTGAAGCACGAATACCGCAACTTAATTCAACAGCACCAAACACAACCAACATCATTACTATCACACATGATGGGGGCTGGAGGTAATCTCTGTACGAATGAGCTACGTCAACCTGAATCACAACCGAGTTTAGCAAGTGTTGTTGGTATTGCGAGTCCGGTTCCTTCGCGTTTGTCACCGTTATCGCAAATGGCAATCGAATACGATTTGTGTTATGGAATTGAAGCGGTGAATCAGTTTGCGATCGGTTCGCTAGCGCTATCTTTATTTCAAAATACGTCGCCTAACAGCGACCAGATGCAAGAGTATATTCATCAGTATCTACGTTTGGTTATTGCGCACGAAGTAGGACACACTTTAGGTTTAAGACACAATTTTCGGGGTAGCACATTATTGCAACCAGAAGAGTTGAACAATACAACTGTTACCCAAATTAGAGGTTTGACAACCTCAGTCATGGATTACATTCCACCGAATTTAGCGCCGCAAGGAATGCAGCAAGGTGATTATTTTCCTGCGGTTGTTGGTCCTTACGATATTTGGGCGATTCAATATGGATATACACCAACAAATGCTGCACACCCGATCGCCGAAAAGCCATTTTTAGACGAAATCGCGCGGCGTTCCGCACAACCAGAACTCGCCTACGCTACCGATGAAGATTTATTTGACCTCGATCCTGAAGTCAATGCTTGGGATAACAGTAATGATGTACTGCGTTACTCGCAGTGGCAATTAGAAAACTCGCGGGTAATGTGGGATCGCTTACACAAGCGTTATCCAAAAACAGGAGAAAGTTACGCAAAATTAAGCGAATTATTTGATGCAGTGTTCTTACACTATCTTCGCCATACGTATTACACCACAAAGTATATCGGAGGACAATCGTTTTCGCGCAATCATGCAGGAGATCCCAATGGAAGGCTACCGTTTGAACCTGTACCAGTAGAAAAACAGCGACAGGCATTAGCAACTTTAGAAAAATATATCTTTGCAGCAGATGCGTTTAATTTTCCGCCTGATTTGCTTAATAAATTAGCACCGTCGCGCTGGCGACATTGGGGTAGTGATGTAATGCTAGGTCGTCTTGATTACCCGATTCATGACAGCATTAACATGATGCAAAGCATGGTACTTAAGGAATTACTTTCAGGCGATCGCTTAGTACGGTTGCGCGATATCGAACTGAAAAGTCAACCTGGAACCGCATTAACACTACCGGAGTTATTTGATACGCTACAAAATGA
This window contains:
- a CDS encoding zinc-dependent metalloprotease; translated protein: MKRLPLYVVLLQSLLFVGIKPAIAGIASIPPLSQSTEIQAEDNPLQKLPPGVWVLQDDKPQRQPFVWVVEDVKATRQPFLQPVKDEKKPNIPEHIATKNTTKQADLQPFHEVVKDTTKVEGLYTLYTQKDTGKIYLEIKPQQLNKNFLGTITMESGIGERGIYSGMPLQDFLFYFRRVNNNLHFVVRNVNFRTRPGDPQARSLARSFSDSVLYALPIKSIHPQRQTILVDLGDLLLSDVPGLSSQLSAMLSVPYQLDSKKSHFGGAKAFPLNVEIESVYGFSSSNSTNPANLSTIPDSRALTLRVRYSLSELPKNSNYRPRLADERVGYFITAYQDFSSDDRSDPFVRYINRWDLEKQDPNAPLSPPKKPIVFWIENAVPLEYREAIKEGVLMWNQAFEKAGFKDAIQVKQMPNDAKWDPADVRYNTIRWINTVDGFFALGPSRVNPLTGEILDADILVDASFVRRLKHEYRNLIQQHQTQPTSLLSHMMGAGGNLCTNELRQPESQPSLASVVGIASPVPSRLSPLSQMAIEYDLCYGIEAVNQFAIGSLALSLFQNTSPNSDQMQEYIHQYLRLVIAHEVGHTLGLRHNFRGSTLLQPEELNNTTVTQIRGLTTSVMDYIPPNLAPQGMQQGDYFPAVVGPYDIWAIQYGYTPTNAAHPIAEKPFLDEIARRSAQPELAYATDEDLFDLDPEVNAWDNSNDVLRYSQWQLENSRVMWDRLHKRYPKTGESYAKLSELFDAVFLHYLRHTYYTTKYIGGQSFSRNHAGDPNGRLPFEPVPVEKQRQALATLEKYIFAADAFNFPPDLLNKLAPSRWRHWGSDVMLGRLDYPIHDSINMMQSMVLKELLSGDRLVRLRDIELKSQPGTALTLPELFDTLQNDIWTEVIHPDRRSEINSLRRALQREHLKILTAMVLRNSSVPEDARTLAWYKLRQLRSHLSRTLSRSSKFDEYTKAHLEETRDRIEKTLNAQIQSR